The Pseudomonas sp. S06B 330 genome contains the following window.
AGAATCTGCAAATATGCACGGCTGCGCGACTATGACCATCCATAGTGAACCCATCGAGATCCACGTCGACGACGAAATGATCGCAGGCACCATCGTCAGCCCCGGCGACAAGGTGCCGGGCATTCTTTTCGTCCACGGCTGGGGCGGAAGCCAACAGCGTGACCTGGCACGGGCCAAGCAAATCACTGGCCTGGGGTGCGTGTGCATGACCTTCGACTTGCGCGGTCACGAAAAAACCGAGAGCCAGCGCCTGAGCGTCACGCGCGAACAGAATCTGGCTGACCTGGTGGCCGCCTATGACCGCTTGGTCTGCCACCCTGCCGTCGACACAAGCGCCATTGCCATAATTGGCAGCAGTTACGGCGGTTATCTGGCCACCCTGTTGACCGGCCTGCGACCGGTCAGATGGCTAGCGCTACGGGTACCGGCTCTGTATTGGGACGATGAATGGAGCATGCCCAAGCAGGGCCTGGATCGCCAGCGCCTGACGGATTACCGCCGACGCCCCCTGGGGCCCACCGATAACCGTGCACTAGGGGCGTGTGCAGAGTTTGCCGGGGACGTGCTACTGGTCGAATCTGAGCAGGATGACTACGTCCCGCACAGCACCCTGATGAGCTACCGCTCGGCTTTCGTCAGCGCGCATTCACTGACCCATCGAATCGTAGACGGCGCCGATCATGCGCTCTCTAGCGACCGCAGCCAGAAAGCCTACAGCTCGATCCTCAGCGCCTGGATCAGCGAGATGGTCATCGGCGCCCGCCTCGATCACTACCCGCACCACTCGCCCTGGTACTCCTGAGCTGACGGCAGCTTGCAATGCAGCCCATCGGTGGTGCTGCGCGCCAGGCTACTCAAGGTCTGAAACGCAGCAAAGTTAACGCCTTTGGCCTGATGTTGCTGAATCAGCTGCAGAAACGGTTCCTGGGCAAAACTGCTGGCAGCCGCCTCCCAGGCGTGGCGCGACTGCCACTGCAGGTATTGCAGAACACGGCAGCCATCATCACTGGCCTGGATGCTCGCGCTCATCAGGCCGACATGTTGCGAAGCGAGCACTTCGCTGCGCTCGGTCAACGCCTGGGCCAAGGCGTACTGACGAGCAGGCGCCACCTCGAATTCGATCATCTGGGTAAAGCACAAACTACGCGCTGTAGCCGTCATGGGCATTGTCTCCCTGCCATTGTACTTGCGATGCAACGGCAGGCAGGGTAAAACCTCCAGCTAACTAGAGGTCAAGAGGTTTTTCAACATGCCGCAGCCTTGCACCGCCGAGAAGGTCATGACCGTCGGTCAGTTGGCTCTGCGCAGCGGGGTTGCAGTCACCGCTCTGCATTTCTATGAGAGCAAAGGACTGATCCACAGCACCCGCAGCAGTGGCAATCAACGTCGCTACCCGCGCGAAACCCTGCGCCGAGTCGCGGTGATCAAGATGGCCCAGCGCCTGGGCATCCCCCTGGCAACCATTCACACCGCGCTGCAGACATTGCCCGTGGGCCGCGCGCCAAGTGTAGCGGACTGGCAACGACTGTCCGAACAGTGGCGCCAAGACCTGACCCAACGCATCGACAAAATGCTGGCACTGCGCGACCAGCTCGATGGCTGTATAGGTTGCGGCTGCATGTCGCTGCAGAGCTGTCCGTTACGCAACTGTGATGACCAGTTGAGTGAACAGGGCCCAGGCCCGCAGTTGCTGGAACCTGGTCCGGATGCTCAGGCTCAGCCGACGCTTTCGGCCACTCGACGTCGATAGTCGCTGGGCGCTAGCCCGGTCACCTTAAGGAAGACTTTGCGAAAGGCGCCCGGATCCTGGTAGCCCACACCCCAGGCAATCTGGTCGATGCTGCGGTTAGTGAACTCGAGCATCCTGCAGGCGCGGCCAACCCGTACCTGCTGGCAATACTCCGTGGGCTTGAGGCCGGTGGCACTGCGAAAGCGCCGCAGGAAGGTCCGCGACTCCAAGCCTGCACACTCTGCCATGATCTTCAAATTTACATCCCGCGCCCCACTACTTTGCAACCAGTGCTGAACCTTGAGCACGGCTTCATCACCATGATCCAGGCGTGGCCTGAAGGTACTGCCCGCTCGCGCACTGGCGCAGGTTCGATCCACCGCGAGAAAACGCGCTGTCTCAGCGGCCAGGGTCTCGCCCAGATAACGCTCGACCAGTTTCAGGCCGAGGTCAGTCCAGGCCATCAACCCAGCTGAAGTAATGATATCGCCGTCATCGAGCAGTGCCAGGTTGGCCTCGACCTTTATCTCAGGGAAGCGCTCGGCCAGGGATTGGGCGAAATTCCAGTGGGTCGTGGCTGGACGGCCATCGAGCAACCCGCTGGCAGCAATGAAAAACACCCCGACACACACCGACACCAGCAATACTCCGTCACGGTGCCACTGACGCAACGCTTCTCGGTAACGCTCAAGCAGCTCTGGGGAGGGTGCCTGAGTCAGGCTCGGCGGAATGATCATTACCCGGGGGCGGTGATAACCATCGGGATGGCTGTCGAATACCACTGAAAGTTGCCGGGCTTCATCTTCGCCCCAATGGCTGACACGCAGCACTGGCCGCTCCAGCGCACCCAGCTCGTGGCGCAAGCGATTGGCAATGGCGAACAGATCGGTCAACCCATGCACCGCCGCCAGTTGCGCACCGGGATAGACCAGCAAAGCGATTTCCAACGTACCGCCGTCTTTGGCCATTGTCAGTTTTTCCCGCCAATTTGTCGTTCGCGCCAATCCGCAAGCGCACCGCTCAAGCCTATAACTATCACCACACCACAACCACTCCCCCGCAAGAGGCGATTGAAATGAGCAAACACGCGCTGATCATTATCGACATCCAGAACGACTACTTCCCAGGCGGCAAATGGACCCTGGCCGGTGCAGATCAGGCCGCTGACAACGTTGTCCGGATTCTTGCCGCGACCCGGGCCAAAGAACAACTGGTCGTGCATGTACGCCATGAGTTCGAGTCCAACGATGCGCCTTTTTTCACACCTGGTTCCGAAGGCGCGCAGATCCACCCCAAGGTCACCCCCCTGAGCAATGAACCGGTGGTGCTCAAGCATAAAGTCAACGCGTTCCTGAACACCAAACTCAAGGCCGTGCTGGACGAGCATGGCATCGAGGCGGTGACAGTGGTCGGCAGCATGAGCCATATGTGCATCGATGGCTTCACCCGCGCCGCCGCAGACCTTGGGTATGAAGTCAAAGTGATCCATGACGCTTGCGCCACCCGCGACCTGGCATTCAACGGCGTCACCGTACCCGCCGCCCAGGTTCATGCCGCCTTCATGGCTGCCCTGGCATTCGCCTATGCCAACGTAATTTCTACCGAGGACTACCTGACCGGCAAAAACCTCTAATCTCAATGGGCTTGCTTGACCCTCTGGCGGTTCACCAAACAGGAGATTGCAGTCATGAGCACTTTCACCACCCGCGACGGCACCACCCTCTATTACAAGGACTGGGGCAGCGGCCAGCCCGTTGTGTTCAGTCACGGCTGGCCGTTGTCGTCTGACAGCTGGGAGTCACAGATGCTATTTCTGGCCGACCGCGGCTACCGCTGCATCGCCCATGACCGTCGTGGTCATGGCCGTTCTAGTCAGCCATGGGACGGCAACGAGATGGACACCTATGCCGACGATCTGGCGCAGTTGATCGAGCATCTGGACTTGCGGGAGGTGATCCTGTTCGGTTTCTCCACCGGCGGGGGGGAGGTCAGCCGCTACATCGGTCGTCACGGCACCCAGCGCCTGGCCAAGGCCGGGTTGATTTCAGCGGTGCCGCCATTGATGCTCAAGACCGAAAGCAATCCCCTGGGCACCCCGATCGAGGCCTTTGACGGTATCCGTGCCGGCGCCTTGGCAGATCGCTCGCAACTGTACAAAGACATTGCCGGGGGGCCGTTCTTTGGCTTCAATCGGCCAGGCGTCAAGGCATCACAAGGATTGATCGATTCCTTCTGGATGCAGGGTATGATGGCCGGCCACAAGAACGCCTACGACTGCATCAAGGCGTTTTCGGAAACTGACTTTCGTGAGGACCTGCGCAAGTTCGACATTCCGACCCTGGTGATCCATGGTGACGACGATCAGATCGTACCCATTCAGGCGGCGGGCCCCGAGTCCGCCAAGCTGATCACGGATGCGACGCTGATTGTCTATCCAGGCGCGCCGCATGGGCTGACCGACACCCATAAAGACAAGGTCAACCAGGATTTGTGGGCATTTATCAAAGGCTGACGCTGATCACGGGGCAATCCTGCGCCTATAGATCCGGTAGGCGCTCGATTGCCCCGTGATGTATTTACTCAGATCACCACGTTACGGACAAACCGCGTCGCCACCTCACCATCATTGCGATAGGCATGCATGCGATTGCTGGCATAACTGAGAAAATCGCCGGCCTGCAGCTGATGCTGCTGATCCTCGATTACCAGTGTCAGGCAACCTTCGAACACGTACAGCTGTTCACTCCAGCCATCGGCATCTGCTTCGCACTGGTACACCTCCCCTGGCTCCAGGCGCCACTCCCACAACTCGACCTCGCGACTGGCAACCGAACTGGCCAGCAATACCGCCCTGCTGCCGGGATGAACGCCAGCCCAAGCCAGTTCGTTAATGCGACTAGGGTCGCGGTTGTCAGGGGCCTGAATCAAGTCGGTAAAGGCAGCACCCAGGGCTTCAGCGATACGGTCGAGCGTGGTCAGACTGACATTCTTCTCGCCCGCCTCGATGGCCACCAGCATGCGCCGGCTGACCCCCGATTTTTCCGCCAAAGCACTCTGACTAAGCGCCGCAACATGACGCAGGCGGCGAATGTTCTGACTGACATGTTGCAGCACCGACGCGCGCTGACTGGAATCTTTGTGCACTATATTGCTCACTGATAGGATTTGCGCAGTATACTGCCCACTTCGCCGCAATTGTGCGTCGCTCTACTTCCGTGTGCAAGGCCATGACCTCATCCAACGCTGCAGAACGCCCTACTGTTTCCTTCCGGCTGAGCAAGGCCGAACTGGTCCTGGTGTTTATTACTGTGCTCTGGGGTGGCACTTTCTTGTTGGTGCATAACGTCATGACCGTCAGCGGGCCGATGTTCTTCGTCGGTCTGCGCTTTGCCGCCGCCACCCTGTTTGTCGGCCTGGTGTCGGCCCGCGCCTTGTCGGGGCTGACTGCCACTGAACTCAAGGCCGGGGTATTGATCGGCATATCAATCATGCTCGGCTACGGCTTGCAAACCTATGGATTGCAAACTATCAGCAGCAGCCAATCTGCATTTATTACCGCGTTGTATGTGCCCTTCGTGCCATTGCTGCAGTGGTTGGTTCTGGGTCGGCGTCCGGGCCTGATGCCGAGCCTTGGAATCGGCCTTGCTTTTGTCGGCCTGATGCTACTGGCCGGCCCGGAAGGCGGCTCGCTGCAATTCAGTGCCGGTGAAATCGCCACGTTGGTCAGTGCTGTAGCAATCGCTGCAGAAATCATTCTGATCAGTCGCTACGCCGGCCAGGTGGATGTTCGGCGGGTGACCGTGGTGCAGTTGGCAACCGCATCGGCGTTGTCCTTCTTGATGGTGGTGCCTACTCAGGAACCTCTGCCGGATTTTTCCTGGTTGTTACTGCTTAGCGCGGTGGGCTTGGGCGCAATGAGTGCGGTCATTCAAGTGGCGATGAACTGGGCACAAAAGTCCGTTTCGCCCACCCGCGCGACCCTGATCTATGCGGGTGAACCCGTCTGGGCCGGCGTCGTCGGCCGGGTCGCTGGCGAACGCCTGCCGGCTATCGCCCTTTTAGGTGGCGTGCTTATCGTGCTTGCCGTCATCATCAGTGAACTGAAAATCAAACGCCGGGAGGTTTCTCCCGACGTACTCCAGGCGCCTGCACAAGGAAGAGAACCTGGGCTCTAGGGGACAAATCCCGTCTATCCTTTGTAAAAAACTGTTATAAAAAAATCGTTTGATACACCGTGTTTGTAGAATTCTGGCACAGCTTCTGTGTTGGTGATCGACGGTGCGCCACGTATGATCCCTTACAAACTTCTGCAGATTAGAAATCTATGTCCTTGATAGTGCTACTGCTTCTGCCGTTTATCGGCAGCTGCCTGGCGGCTGTCTTGCCGCACAACGCACGCAACAGTGAGTCATTGCTTGCTGGACTCGTGGCCCTGGTTGGTACCGTCCAGGTCGCCTTGCTGTACCCGCAGATCGCCCATGGTGGCGTCATCCGTGAAGAATTCCTCTGGTTGCCAAGCCTGGGCCTGAATCTGGTCCTGCGCATGGACGGCTTCGCTTGGTTGTTCTCCCTGCTGGTCCTGGGCATTGGCACCTTGGTGTCACTGTATGCACGCTATTACATGTCGCCGCAGGACCCAGTGCCGCGGTTTTTTGCCTTTTTTCTGGCGTTCATGGGCGCAATGCTTGGCCTGGTGATCTCCGGCAACCTGATCCAGATCGTGTTCTTCTGGGAACTCACCAGCGTATTCTCATTCCTGCTGATCGGCTATTGGCACCACCGCGCCGATGCCCGGCGCGGCGCCTACATGGCGCTGATGGTCACGGGTGCGGGCGGCTTGTGCCTACTGGCGGGGGTGCTGCTGCTCGGCCATGTGGTCGGCAGCTACGACCTGGACAAGGTCCTTGCTGCCGGCGAGCTGATTCG
Protein-coding sequences here:
- a CDS encoding alpha/beta fold hydrolase, translated to MSTFTTRDGTTLYYKDWGSGQPVVFSHGWPLSSDSWESQMLFLADRGYRCIAHDRRGHGRSSQPWDGNEMDTYADDLAQLIEHLDLREVILFGFSTGGGEVSRYIGRHGTQRLAKAGLISAVPPLMLKTESNPLGTPIEAFDGIRAGALADRSQLYKDIAGGPFFGFNRPGVKASQGLIDSFWMQGMMAGHKNAYDCIKAFSETDFREDLRKFDIPTLVIHGDDDQIVPIQAAGPESAKLITDATLIVYPGAPHGLTDTHKDKVNQDLWAFIKG
- a CDS encoding antibiotic biosynthesis monooxygenase — protein: MTATARSLCFTQMIEFEVAPARQYALAQALTERSEVLASQHVGLMSASIQASDDGCRVLQYLQWQSRHAWEAAASSFAQEPFLQLIQQHQAKGVNFAAFQTLSSLARSTTDGLHCKLPSAQEYQGEWCG
- a CDS encoding GlxA family transcriptional regulator is translated as MAKDGGTLEIALLVYPGAQLAAVHGLTDLFAIANRLRHELGALERPVLRVSHWGEDEARQLSVVFDSHPDGYHRPRVMIIPPSLTQAPSPELLERYREALRQWHRDGVLLVSVCVGVFFIAASGLLDGRPATTHWNFAQSLAERFPEIKVEANLALLDDGDIITSAGLMAWTDLGLKLVERYLGETLAAETARFLAVDRTCASARAGSTFRPRLDHGDEAVLKVQHWLQSSGARDVNLKIMAECAGLESRTFLRRFRSATGLKPTEYCQQVRVGRACRMLEFTNRSIDQIAWGVGYQDPGAFRKVFLKVTGLAPSDYRRRVAESVG
- a CDS encoding cysteine hydrolase family protein, yielding MSKHALIIIDIQNDYFPGGKWTLAGADQAADNVVRILAATRAKEQLVVHVRHEFESNDAPFFTPGSEGAQIHPKVTPLSNEPVVLKHKVNAFLNTKLKAVLDEHGIEAVTVVGSMSHMCIDGFTRAAADLGYEVKVIHDACATRDLAFNGVTVPAAQVHAAFMAALAFAYANVISTEDYLTGKNL
- a CDS encoding helix-turn-helix domain-containing protein yields the protein MHKDSSQRASVLQHVSQNIRRLRHVAALSQSALAEKSGVSRRMLVAIEAGEKNVSLTTLDRIAEALGAAFTDLIQAPDNRDPSRINELAWAGVHPGSRAVLLASSVASREVELWEWRLEPGEVYQCEADADGWSEQLYVFEGCLTLVIEDQQHQLQAGDFLSYASNRMHAYRNDGEVATRFVRNVVI
- the soxR gene encoding redox-sensitive transcriptional activator SoxR, which translates into the protein MPQPCTAEKVMTVGQLALRSGVAVTALHFYESKGLIHSTRSSGNQRRYPRETLRRVAVIKMAQRLGIPLATIHTALQTLPVGRAPSVADWQRLSEQWRQDLTQRIDKMLALRDQLDGCIGCGCMSLQSCPLRNCDDQLSEQGPGPQLLEPGPDAQAQPTLSATRRR
- a CDS encoding alpha/beta hydrolase family protein, with protein sequence MTIHSEPIEIHVDDEMIAGTIVSPGDKVPGILFVHGWGGSQQRDLARAKQITGLGCVCMTFDLRGHEKTESQRLSVTREQNLADLVAAYDRLVCHPAVDTSAIAIIGSSYGGYLATLLTGLRPVRWLALRVPALYWDDEWSMPKQGLDRQRLTDYRRRPLGPTDNRALGACAEFAGDVLLVESEQDDYVPHSTLMSYRSAFVSAHSLTHRIVDGADHALSSDRSQKAYSSILSAWISEMVIGARLDHYPHHSPWYS
- a CDS encoding DMT family transporter; its protein translation is MTSSNAAERPTVSFRLSKAELVLVFITVLWGGTFLLVHNVMTVSGPMFFVGLRFAAATLFVGLVSARALSGLTATELKAGVLIGISIMLGYGLQTYGLQTISSSQSAFITALYVPFVPLLQWLVLGRRPGLMPSLGIGLAFVGLMLLAGPEGGSLQFSAGEIATLVSAVAIAAEIILISRYAGQVDVRRVTVVQLATASALSFLMVVPTQEPLPDFSWLLLLSAVGLGAMSAVIQVAMNWAQKSVSPTRATLIYAGEPVWAGVVGRVAGERLPAIALLGGVLIVLAVIISELKIKRREVSPDVLQAPAQGREPGL